Below is a genomic region from Ignavibacteria bacterium.
TCGGCGGCGAAGGTGCTGAGCTTGAAAAAGAATTAATACGAATTGCAAAAGAGAATCAGATCAGATTGATTGGGCCGAACTGTATGGGCGTGATCAATACAGAAGCATTGATTAGGTTGAACGCTACGTTCGCGGCAGAACTTCCAAAATATTCGCAGATTGCCTTACTATCTCAAAGCGGCGCACTTGCAGCGGCGGTGCTGAACACAATTTCTCAAACTGGATTTTCATTCGGGCAATTCATTAGCGTTGGAAACAAAGCAGATGTAAACGAGAATGATCTGCTTGAATATTGGGCAATTAATCCCAATGTAGACGTAATCGCAATGTATCTTGAATCATTTGAGAATGGAAAAAAGTTTTTTGAAACGACAAAAAATATTTCGTCTAAAAAGCCAGTAATAGTTTTAAAAGCGGCTCGATCTGAAGCGGGAACAAAAGCTGCTATTTCTCACACCGGGGCATTGGCTTCGTCTGATAAAATAGTTGAAGTTGTCTTAAACGAATGCGGCGCAATCCGTGTTGAAACAGTTGAAGAGATGTTTGAAACTGCTTCGACGTTTCAGAAAATTCCAATTCCAAGAGGAAATCGAGTTGCGGTTCTCACAAATGCTGGTGGGCCTGCAATATTATTGGTCGATCAACTTGAAAAGAACAATTTGAGACTTAGCTCCCTAAGCGATAAAACAATAAAAAGACTTAAGGAAATTTTACTCGCCGAATCAAGCTTCGGGAATCCAATTGATATGCTTCCCGGTGCAACTGCGGAGATTTACAAAACTGCTTCTGAAATACTTTTAGAAGATGAAAACGTTGATTCACTGTTTGTAATTTTTGTTAAGCCTGTGATGATTGATTCATTTGATGTTTTATCATCAATAGCAGTTGTTCAAAAAAAGTCTGTCAAGCCAGTTTTGATCTCAGCATTTCCTCTTCCGAAATTTTGGGATAAGTGGAAAGAGATCGGCAATGAAGATGCTGTGATTTATAAATCTCTCGAGCTTCCACCAAAAATACTTCGACATTTATGTGGAAGAAAACCAAGAATTGAAAAATTAACTAAATCAGTTAAGTATGAGCAGAAACTTTCTTTGAACGAAAAATCATATTTACAAAAAAAATTAACCGCAAAAGGAATTATACCTCAAAAAGATGTTCAGGCAATTTGTAAAAAACTTAAGCTGCCAATTGCTCAAAGTCTCCTCGTAAAGAATTTTCAAGAAGCCAAAAAGAAAATTAGTTCCTTGAAGTTTCCGGTCGTGCTGAAAGTTGAATCTCTCGATGTCATTCACAAATCTGATATCGGCGGAGTAATTATTAATATAAAAAACCTGAAAGAACTCCGATCGGCGTTTAACCAAATCATCCAAAATCTAAATAAAAATAAGATTAGTGAGAAAAACGTTCATTACATTATCCAAGAATTTGTTGAAGGGGGAACTGAAGTTATTATCGGCGGATTCCGTGATCCAAGTTTTGGCCCGGTAATTATGTTTGGAGCCGGCGGAAAATTGGTTGAACTTATTAAGGATGATAATTTTACTTTAGCTCCAGTAACAAAATCAAAAGCAATTGACTTGATAAGGCAGTCTAAAATTTATCCGCTATTAAAAGGATATCGCGGAGAAACGAAAGTCGACATAAACAACATCGCCGAGACTATGGTTATTTGTTCAAACCTGATAAATGATTTCCCTCAAATAAAAGAATTTGATATCAATCCTTTAATTGTAAAAGCAGGAAAAGGTAAATCGAAAATTGTCGATATGAGAATTATAGCGGAACAATGATTTGTCAGATGTAGAAGTTATGATCTGATAAATCTTCATCAGAAAAATCTATCAGACTAAAGAAAAATATTTTTGGTAATCTACTTCAAATCCCTCCGGAAAGTAAGCGCCAGT
It encodes:
- a CDS encoding acetyl-CoA synthetase, with product GGEGAELEKELIRIAKENQIRLIGPNCMGVINTEALIRLNATFAAELPKYSQIALLSQSGALAAAVLNTISQTGFSFGQFISVGNKADVNENDLLEYWAINPNVDVIAMYLESFENGKKFFETTKNISSKKPVIVLKAARSEAGTKAAISHTGALASSDKIVEVVLNECGAIRVETVEEMFETASTFQKIPIPRGNRVAVLTNAGGPAILLVDQLEKNNLRLSSLSDKTIKRLKEILLAESSFGNPIDMLPGATAEIYKTASEILLEDENVDSLFVIFVKPVMIDSFDVLSSIAVVQKKSVKPVLISAFPLPKFWDKWKEIGNEDAVIYKSLELPPKILRHLCGRKPRIEKLTKSVKYEQKLSLNEKSYLQKKLTAKGIIPQKDVQAICKKLKLPIAQSLLVKNFQEAKKKISSLKFPVVLKVESLDVIHKSDIGGVIINIKNLKELRSAFNQIIQNLNKNKISEKNVHYIIQEFVEGGTEVIIGGFRDPSFGPVIMFGAGGKLVELIKDDNFTLAPVTKSKAIDLIRQSKIYPLLKGYRGETKVDINNIAETMVICSNLINDFPQIKEFDINPLIVKAGKGKSKIVDMRIIAEQ